From a region of the Candidatus Gracilibacteria bacterium genome:
- a CDS encoding HD domain-containing protein — protein sequence MVGNTLRLMLTRGLSIIRWNNFPRVVDIKQMDNVGATLHTALFLAYDEEKISGESIDTLYLMKKIIFTSLADLILSDINSGTKGYIKKLSPDIFDELYEKAYDYFLQSEAPEILKRDFKTTLTRTDRELEDTIYFAAKKYVGYYEGSTNSRVFPDMYEVPMGEMKTELKKLADKLPSLKNLMNSNDSEKYLSHIYRLSFSMRWNQYGRNTPISVMSHKVVVAYISYIIGMIGNQEGEENDIKDMLYRAIYHDVPEVITGDIITPTKKAVPGFVELLEEVEKTMMDDYLFGYISPEYKNFVYSYILEPFDGESGKLVKYADIFSALIEAKVEDRIGNQFFHEKYQNILAHISHINHPGVEFLLKEILFYFDSNSDDSIRPSYDS from the coding sequence ATGGTAGGTAATACACTGAGGCTTATGCTCACTCGAGGACTTTCTATTATTAGATGGAATAATTTTCCAAGAGTTGTAGATATTAAACAAATGGATAATGTTGGAGCAACACTTCATACCGCATTATTTTTAGCGTATGATGAAGAAAAAATATCATGAGAGAGTATAGATACCCTGTATTTGATGAAAAAAATAATTTTCACCTCACTGGCTGATCTTATTTTATCAGATATTAATTCTGGTACGAAGTGATATATCAAGAAACTGAGTCCAGATATTTTTGATGAACTCTACGAAAAAGCCTATGATTATTTCTTGCAAAGTGAAGCCCCAGAAATACTGAAACGAGATTTTAAAACTACTCTTACGAGAACGGATAGAGAACTTGAAGATACCATTTATTTTGCTGCAAAAAAATACGTGTGATATTATGAGGGATCAACGAACTCGAGAGTATTTCCAGATATGTATGAGGTACCTATGGGAGAGATGAAAACAGAGCTCAAAAAGCTGGCAGATAAACTCCCAAGTTTAAAAAACCTCATGAACTCAAATGATTCAGAAAAATACCTCTCTCATATATACAGGCTCAGTTTTTCTATGAGATGGAATCAATACGGAAGAAATACTCCTATTTCAGTGATGAGTCATAAAGTAGTGGTTGCATATATATCATACATCATAGGTATGATTGGAAATCAAGAGTGAGAAGAAAATGATATCAAAGATATGCTCTACAGAGCAATTTATCACGATGTTCCAGAAGTTATTACTTGAGATATTATTACTCCAACTAAAAAAGCGGTTCCTTGATTTGTAGAATTACTGGAAGAAGTAGAAAAAACGATGATGGACGATTATCTCTTTGGATATATAAGCCCTGAATATAAAAACTTTGTATACTCATATATTTTAGAGCCATTTGATGGAGAGTCAGGGAAACTGGTGAAATACGCTGATATATTTTCAGCACTGATTGAAGCAAAAGTAGAGGATAGAATAGGGAATCAATTTTTCCATGAAAAATATCAAAATATTCTTGCTCATATCTCACATATCAATCATCCAGGAGTAGAATTTCTCCTAAAAGAGATACTATTTTACTTTGATTCAAACTCGGATGATAGTATTAGACCAAGTTATGATTCTTAG
- a CDS encoding FAD-dependent oxidoreductase encodes MDYELIVVGAGSAGLPAGMYASRYKIHNVVIGAQPGGALATSHKVENWPGVISASGKEIMDSFKEHAELSGSDILQDTVDSITQIEGGFCIKTTNKEFTTKFVILATGNTYRKLGVPGEKEFLGKGVSYCATCDGMFFKGRDVVIVGGGNTALTEALYLAEICNRVTIIHRKDTFRAEDIWVDHVKEKDNIELMMNEEVDHIDGSMFLEHVTLKSGNIVKADGFFVAIGSDPSINLVSHMNPEVDDENCLVVDKRQETTIKGLYAAGDVTTNSNKFKQTIMSAAEGCLAADSIHEDILRG; translated from the coding sequence ATGGATTACGAATTAATAGTTGTGGGAGCTTGAAGTGCTGGACTCCCAGCTGGAATGTATGCCAGTAGATATAAAATACACAATGTTGTCATAGGAGCACAACCAGGTGGTGCTCTTGCTACCAGTCATAAAGTTGAGAACTGGCCCTGAGTTATTTCAGCAAGTGGAAAAGAAATAATGGATAGTTTCAAAGAACATGCTGAGTTATCAGGAAGTGATATACTTCAAGATACTGTTGACTCTATCACTCAAATAGAGGGATGATTTTGTATTAAAACTACTAATAAAGAGTTTACAACAAAATTCGTTATACTCGCAACATGAAATACCTATAGAAAACTATGAGTTCCTGGAGAAAAAGAATTTCTTGGAAAAGGAGTAAGTTATTGTGCAACGTGTGATGGTATGTTTTTTAAAGGTCGAGATGTGGTGATTGTAGGAGGGGGAAATACAGCACTTACTGAAGCGCTCTATCTCGCAGAAATATGTAACAGAGTTACTATTATTCATAGAAAAGATACATTTAGAGCTGAGGATATATGGGTTGACCACGTAAAAGAAAAAGACAATATCGAACTCATGATGAATGAAGAAGTAGACCATATTGATGGTAGCATGTTCCTCGAGCACGTAACACTCAAGAGCTGAAATATTGTAAAAGCAGATGGATTCTTTGTTGCTATTGGTTCAGATCCATCTATCAATCTTGTTTCTCATATGAATCCTGAAGTTGATGATGAGAATTGTCTCGTGGTAGATAAAAGACAAGAAACCACTATTAAATGACTCTACGCTGCCTGAGATGTGACGACAAACTCAAACAAATTTAAACAAACAATTATGTCAGCAGCCGAGTGATGTCTCGCTGCAGATAGCATTCACGAAGATATTCTTCGAGGATAA
- the hflX gene encoding GTPase HflX, whose amino-acid sequence MGIIDYSEVSERDLEALQAKIGNGEGELKVFVADILPHDEAQKENLEDRMMELESLINTFGGVVILEHIQKRALPDYNTYIGGGKLDEIIHEMHQQGANLLVIGNILKPHQMYNLNEELKKIGAVAWDRVDLILKIFEKNARTEETKLQIELAAIKHMGPRIFNMGMELGRQGGKGSGETNTETMKRHLARRELEIRKDLEKYKKVRETHRQGRKQKGFLTVGIVGYTNAGKSSLLNALTNKGVLAEDKLFATLTTSVGKLWIAPKETSQSEYMKGTEVLLSDTIGFIRNLPPQLVDAFASTLEDSIESDLIFHVIDASDPKVVEKIKVVDDILDTIGATQDKKYIFNKTDNLSQDELSVIQEKFSYLDPIYISTKTQSGFDEILELMLEYS is encoded by the coding sequence ATGTGAATAATAGATTATAGTGAAGTATCTGAGCGAGATTTAGAAGCATTGCAAGCAAAAATTGGGAACTGAGAATGAGAACTCAAAGTGTTTGTGGCAGATATATTACCTCATGATGAAGCTCAAAAAGAGAATTTGGAAGATAGGATGATGGAACTTGAGAGTCTCATTAATACTTTTGGGTGAGTTGTTATTTTAGAGCATATACAAAAACGAGCTCTTCCTGATTACAACACGTATATATGAGGAGGAAAACTCGACGAGATAATTCATGAGATGCACCAACAATGAGCAAATCTACTCGTTATTTGAAACATACTTAAACCTCATCAGATGTATAATTTGAATGAAGAACTTAAAAAAATATGAGCCGTTGCTTGGGATAGAGTTGATCTCATTCTCAAAATATTTGAAAAAAATGCTCGAACGGAAGAAACTAAACTACAAATTGAACTCGCTGCAATCAAACATATGTGACCAAGAATATTCAATATGTGAATGGAACTTGGTCGTCAAGGTTGAAAAGGATCAGGTGAGACAAACACTGAGACCATGAAACGTCATTTAGCTCGTAGAGAATTAGAAATCAGAAAAGATTTAGAAAAATATAAAAAAGTAAGAGAAACTCATAGACAAGGTCGAAAACAAAAAGGTTTTCTTACTGTTTGAATTGTAGGATACACGAATGCTTGAAAATCGAGTCTCCTAAATGCACTTACTAATAAATGAGTGTTGGCTGAGGATAAACTCTTTGCTACGCTCACAACGAGTGTGTGAAAACTTTGGATTGCTCCAAAGGAAACTTCACAATCTGAGTATATGAAGGGAACAGAAGTGCTCCTTTCAGATACGATTGGGTTTATTCGAAACCTACCACCTCAACTTGTCGATGCTTTTGCATCAACCCTTGAGGACTCCATAGAATCTGATCTGATATTTCATGTTATAGACGCAAGTGATCCCAAAGTCGTTGAGAAAATAAAAGTTGTCGATGATATTCTGGATACTATATGAGCGACACAAGATAAAAAATATATTTTTAACAAAACTGATAATCTTTCACAAGATGAATTGTCAGTAATTCAGGAAAAATTTTCATATTTAGATCCAATATATATATCAACGAAAACTCAGTCTGGATTTGACGAAATACTAGAACTTATGTTAGAATATAGCTAA
- a CDS encoding ABC transporter ATP-binding protein: MPILDVKNITKTLAKKQVLHDVSFSVEAGEIYGFLGPNGAGKTTTMKSILGLIVPESGSIHILGSEGLSIESKKRIGFMPENTYLYKHLTGREFLHFNGSFFYNKGKDLDDKVEALLQRVGLGEAGDAYLKSYSKGMLQRVGLAQSIINNPELLFLDEPMSGLDPIGRKMVKDLLVELRDAGTTIFFNTHILADVESICDRVSIINKGYIIIEGQKVSELKGKLEDFFIEKVIEHNEVLKK; encoded by the coding sequence ATGCCAATTCTAGATGTAAAAAATATAACAAAAACACTCGCTAAAAAACAAGTTCTTCATGATGTGAGTTTCAGTGTCGAAGCTGGAGAAATATATGGATTTCTCGGGCCAAACGGAGCAGGGAAGACGACAACAATGAAATCGATTCTGGGGCTCATAGTACCCGAATCTGGATCTATACATATACTTTGAAGTGAAGGACTTTCCATAGAATCAAAAAAGAGGATTGGTTTTATGCCAGAAAATACCTATCTCTATAAACATCTTACTGGAAGAGAATTTTTACATTTCAATGGTTCTTTTTTTTATAATAAAGGAAAAGATCTTGATGACAAAGTTGAAGCACTATTACAACGAGTTGGTTTAGGTGAAGCTTGAGATGCATACCTAAAGAGTTATTCAAAAGGGATGTTACAAAGAGTTGGGCTCGCTCAATCTATTATAAATAACCCAGAGTTATTATTTCTCGATGAACCGATGAGTGGACTTGATCCTATTGGACGAAAAATGGTAAAAGATCTTTTGGTTGAACTGAGAGACGCTGGAACTACTATATTTTTTAATACTCACATACTTGCCGATGTAGAGAGTATCTGTGATAGAGTGAGTATCATAAATAAATGATATATTATTATTGAAGGTCAAAAAGTGAGTGAACTGAAATGAAAACTCGAAGACTTTTTTATAGAAAAAGTAATCGAACATAACGAAGTTCTCAAAAAATAA
- a CDS encoding tetratricopeptide repeat protein, with amino-acid sequence MFILAKKYMDEVRKIILLVEALKADKKFSEAIELLQKTISKYSSDYRLYEELADIYLFSSESEKALAALDFALTLNSESATGNYLKGFILLSEDKLTESISYLEKSNKLFGNNAEVLRNLGWAYTMTKQHERGVIILRRALNISPEDELITEDLAMALIGSGDVAAGNKLLKKIGKSPTTHI; translated from the coding sequence GTGTTTATTCTCGCAAAAAAATATATGGACGAGGTTCGAAAAATTATACTTCTAGTTGAAGCACTCAAAGCTGATAAAAAATTCTCCGAAGCAATTGAACTGCTACAAAAAACTATATCAAAATATTCAAGTGATTACAGACTTTATGAAGAACTTGCTGATATATATCTTTTTAGTTCTGAAAGTGAAAAAGCACTCGCTGCTCTTGATTTTGCTCTCACGCTTAATAGTGAATCAGCAACGTGAAACTATCTGAAAGGATTTATCCTATTATCAGAAGATAAACTCACAGAATCTATTAGTTACTTAGAAAAATCTAATAAACTCTTTTGAAATAATGCTGAGGTTCTCAGAAACCTTGGTTGGGCCTATACTATGACAAAACAACACGAACGTGGAGTTATTATTCTCAGAAGAGCGCTCAATATCTCACCAGAGGACGAGCTCATTACTGAAGATCTCGCTATGGCACTTATAGGGAGTTGAGATGTCGCAGCTTGAAATAAGCTTTTGAAAAAAATAGGTAAATCACCAACAACTCATATTTAA
- a CDS encoding DNA recombination protein RmuC, whose protein sequence is MENIDIFIILLSLSAFLLCGVLVAILVLISKTKGGNQNSESSSMIQEQLLNIRKTLDYKLAESNKSMTDNMSRTFATSSKISENSNKQIEEITKKLTELGETNKQIQDIGAQLRGLENVLKNPKQRGNLGEYFLKELLENVFSSDQYKLQYALSIGVVDAGLFLGGKTIPIDAKFPHENYERLTQSEDEFSIKKYSTDLKRDIKNRIDEVSKYILPEENTTDFAFMLIPAEGMYYDIFINKIGDISPTKLIEYGFSKKVIICSPSGFYAYLQTVLQGMKSLQIEEKAKEIQKYVLKLQKDISSYEEVYSKLGNSLSTTVNHFNTGKKRLEIIDKDILKINPEAQESRTSMESIDKPLLD, encoded by the coding sequence ATGGAAAATATAGATATTTTTATAATCCTGCTGTCGCTCTCAGCTTTTTTACTCTGTTGAGTATTAGTAGCTATTCTCGTTTTAATAAGTAAGACAAAAGGATGAAACCAAAATAGTGAAAGCTCAAGTATGATTCAAGAACAACTTCTCAATATACGAAAAACACTCGATTATAAACTCGCAGAAAGTAATAAATCTATGACCGATAATATGAGTCGAACCTTTGCTACGAGTAGTAAAATATCTGAAAACTCAAATAAACAAATCGAAGAAATAACTAAGAAACTCACGGAACTGTGAGAAACAAATAAACAAATTCAAGATATAGGAGCTCAACTCAGAGGACTTGAAAATGTACTAAAAAACCCGAAACAACGAGGAAATCTCTGAGAATATTTTCTCAAAGAGCTTCTTGAAAACGTGTTTTCAAGTGATCAATATAAATTACAATACGCACTCTCTATTTGAGTGGTAGATGCTGGACTCTTTTTATGAGGCAAAACTATTCCTATAGACGCTAAATTTCCTCATGAAAACTATGAACGTCTGACTCAGTCAGAGGATGAATTTTCCATAAAAAAATACTCTACAGATTTAAAAAGAGATATAAAAAATAGAATCGATGAAGTTTCTAAATACATATTACCAGAAGAAAACACCACTGATTTTGCCTTTATGCTGATTCCAGCAGAGTGAATGTACTATGATATTTTTATAAACAAAATCTGAGATATCTCACCTACAAAACTCATTGAATACGGTTTTTCTAAAAAAGTTATAATCTGTTCACCAAGTGGATTTTATGCATATTTACAAACAGTATTACAATGAATGAAATCACTCCAGATAGAAGAAAAAGCAAAAGAGATACAGAAATATGTCTTAAAATTACAAAAAGACATATCCAGTTATGAAGAAGTATATTCTAAACTTTGAAACTCTCTCTCTACTACAGTGAATCATTTTAATACTTGAAAGAAGAGACTTGAGATAATAGATAAAGATATTTTGAAAATAAACCCAGAAGCTCAAGAATCTAGAACTAGTATGGAATCTATAGATAAACCACTACTAGATTAA
- a CDS encoding ribonuclease HII encodes MKTKIKIGIDEAGRGPWAGPVVACALAWNSNTPPDKEFINLVNDSKKLSKKKRDELYLKLIEYSGENKLFFGVGVVDNFVIDTINIRQANKEAMRRALVEILRKIPKDFTDVSVVIDGRDNYVFEELDQKPLYIVGGDAKVSEIGAASIIAKVFRDKLMDQYATLYPHLGLETHSGYGTKKHSDALQTIGDVSGIHRTSYKPIKKVLEYKESVLVHICCGPDATVPLMDLKDEFEVIAYWYDPNIQPVAEYEKRYDAFVKVCEIEGVKYIRGEYDVKNFFKKIKGLESTPERGEKCTECYDMRLERTAKLAREMGISKWTSSLNNSPHKDMEKMFDLGEKWDSKSTLSQQLSEDERKQASEILGVSIDELIQTGEKKDKEIAAGGIKKNLEFLKLAFRKNGGFQRSVDYTNEHDIFRQNYCGCVYSDTFPGSPRNKTAKGGFSG; translated from the coding sequence ATGAAAACTAAAATTAAGATTTGAATCGATGAAGCGGGTCGTGGTCCATGGGCTGGGCCTGTTGTTGCCTGCGCTCTCGCTTGGAACTCAAATACACCTCCAGATAAAGAGTTTATTAACTTAGTCAATGATTCTAAAAAGTTAAGCAAAAAAAAGAGAGACGAACTTTACCTAAAACTCATAGAATATTCAGGGGAAAATAAATTATTTTTTTGAGTCGGAGTCGTTGATAATTTTGTCATAGATACTATCAATATCAGACAAGCTAATAAAGAAGCTATGAGAAGAGCACTTGTAGAGATTTTGAGAAAAATACCAAAAGATTTTACTGATGTATCAGTCGTTATCGATGGAAGAGATAATTATGTGTTTGAAGAATTAGATCAAAAACCACTGTATATAGTAGGATGAGATGCTAAGGTTTCTGAGATAGGAGCTGCGAGTATTATAGCAAAAGTATTCAGGGATAAACTCATGGATCAGTACGCAACACTCTATCCACATTTGGGTTTAGAAACGCACTCTGGTTATGGTACAAAAAAACATTCAGATGCACTTCAAACTATAGGAGATGTATCAGGAATACACAGAACATCCTATAAACCAATCAAAAAAGTACTGGAGTACAAAGAATCAGTACTTGTACATATTTGTTGTGGCCCAGATGCAACGGTCCCTCTTATGGATTTAAAAGACGAATTTGAAGTGATAGCATATTGGTATGATCCAAATATTCAACCTGTTGCAGAGTATGAAAAACGCTATGATGCCTTTGTGAAAGTTTGTGAGATTGAGTGAGTGAAATACATCAGATGAGAATATGATGTAAAAAACTTCTTTAAAAAAATAAAATGACTCGAATCTACTCCAGAAAGAGGAGAGAAATGTACTGAGTGTTATGATATGCGACTTGAGCGAACAGCGAAACTCGCTCGTGAAATGTGAATCTCTAAATGGACGAGCTCGCTTAATAATTCTCCTCATAAAGACATGGAAAAGATGTTTGATTTAGGTGAAAAATGGGATTCTAAATCTACACTTTCTCAACAATTAAGCGAGGATGAACGTAAGCAAGCTTCAGAAATACTATGAGTAAGTATCGACGAATTAATTCAAACTGGAGAAAAAAAAGACAAAGAAATTGCTGCCTGAGGCATCAAAAAAAATCTAGAATTTCTCAAACTTGCGTTTCGAAAAAACTGAGGTTTTCAACGAAGTGTAGACTATACCAACGAGCACGATATTTTTAGACAAAACTACTGTGGTTGTGTGTATTCTGATACTTTTCCTGGAAGCCCTAGAAACAAAACTGCGAAGTGAGGATTTAGTGGATAA
- a CDS encoding glycosyltransferase family 4 protein — protein MKIGIDARIYDDGIYYRAYVDELIEAFAKINTEHTIVVYRESDFPKNILPYVKDVQIKKLFEAEKLGLLICFDVPTPVGYSGDAFIIIESLKEVFFPKKKFISRKLYKHTLQKSIAHSQKAIVMDTQTALELNEQLNVSENKIEKIHGFFPKLNISTHSSLETDIKLKHNLKGEYLIYDSGNELHHNFERILRAIKKISDSGVILSIIILCDDTIQDLDIRSKALEYGISQNIIFLGAAPQELEASYYKQAAGVIFSSIYESFPFSFSKALHYNVPIFANDINSIKEVMGKSIYYLDPLSLYGMTDIIIGGLSKGQTPDYSHLHDIFNSAQSAKELMRLVEMKN, from the coding sequence ATGAAAATTTGAATTGATGCTCGTATATATGATGATGGCATATATTATAGAGCTTATGTAGATGAGCTCATTGAAGCATTTGCTAAGATTAATACTGAGCATACAATAGTGGTATATAGAGAAAGTGATTTCCCTAAAAATATTCTACCGTATGTGAAAGATGTTCAAATAAAAAAACTTTTTGAAGCAGAAAAACTCTGACTTCTTATTTGTTTTGATGTCCCAACTCCTGTTTGATACTCTTGAGATGCATTTATAATTATAGAAAGTTTAAAAGAAGTATTTTTCCCAAAAAAGAAATTTATTTCGCGTAAACTCTATAAGCATACGCTTCAAAAATCAATAGCTCACTCTCAAAAAGCTATTGTAATGGACACACAAACTGCTTTAGAGCTCAATGAACAACTCAATGTTTCTGAAAATAAAATTGAAAAGATTCATTGATTTTTCCCCAAACTCAATATTTCAACACATTCTTCACTTGAAACTGATATTAAACTCAAGCATAATTTGAAATGAGAATACCTCATTTATGATTCTGGAAATGAACTCCATCATAACTTTGAGAGAATACTGAGAGCTATAAAAAAAATATCAGACTCATGAGTCATTCTCTCTATTATTATACTTTGTGATGACACCATTCAGGATCTAGATATTAGAAGTAAAGCATTAGAATATGGTATCAGTCAAAATATTATCTTTCTCTGAGCAGCTCCTCAAGAACTTGAAGCCTCGTATTATAAACAAGCAGCTTGAGTCATATTTTCAAGTATTTATGAATCTTTTCCATTTTCATTTTCTAAGGCACTTCATTATAATGTACCTATTTTTGCAAATGATATAAATAGTATTAAAGAAGTAATGTGAAAGAGTATTTATTATCTCGATCCATTATCACTCTATGGAATGACTGATATTATAATTTGAGGTCTTTCTAAATGACAAACTCCAGATTATAGTCATTTACATGATATTTTTAACTCTGCTCAATCTGCAAAAGAACTTATGAGACTTGTAGAGATGAAAAACTAG
- the mnmA gene encoding tRNA 2-thiouridine(34) synthase MnmA, whose product MKNKNKKILVGLSGGVDSSVTAYLLKEQGYDITAGFMINYMAPEGEYCPTKEDIEVAKEVAAYLEIPFFTFDYRDEYEDKVLNYMYAGYQKGITPNPDIMCNSEIKFRVFLDEALELGFDGVATGHYARIEENNGSYTLLKGVDSNKDQSYFLAGLSQDQLSKSYFPIGGIEKSSVRDIARKAGLPNAERKESQGICFVGKVDIKEFLQKKIPNSIGEVYDTSGKLLGTHKGVFYYTIGQRKGLDIGGMPEPIFVVNKDIKTNRLIVGYGADDELYSDTLYLDELHFLGEEKLLPKKSQAKIRYRQADQNCVISHEGERYKIVFETPQRAIASGQLLALYYGDELWGSGVII is encoded by the coding sequence TTGAAAAATAAGAATAAGAAAATACTCGTTGGACTCTCTGGGTGAGTAGATAGTTCGGTAACAGCCTATCTCCTCAAAGAGCAGTGATATGATATCACGGCTGGTTTTATGATAAACTATATGGCTCCAGAAGGAGAATATTGTCCGACGAAAGAAGATATCGAAGTAGCAAAAGAAGTGGCTGCCTATTTAGAGATTCCATTCTTTACCTTTGATTATAGAGACGAATACGAAGATAAAGTACTTAACTATATGTACGCGTGATACCAAAAGGGGATTACTCCAAATCCTGATATTATGTGTAACTCAGAGATCAAGTTTCGAGTATTTCTGGATGAAGCACTTGAGCTCGGGTTTGATGGTGTTGCGACCGGGCATTATGCAAGGATAGAAGAAAATAATTGAAGCTATACACTCCTTAAATGAGTTGATTCAAATAAGGATCAATCATATTTTCTCGCTGGACTCTCTCAAGACCAATTAAGTAAGTCATATTTTCCGATTGGATGAATAGAAAAATCTTCAGTGAGAGATATAGCACGAAAAGCAGGGCTCCCAAATGCTGAGCGTAAAGAATCCCAAGGAATTTGTTTTGTGTGAAAAGTAGATATTAAAGAATTTTTACAAAAAAAAATACCAAACTCTATTTGAGAGGTTTATGATACCTCTGGGAAACTCCTTGGAACGCATAAATGAGTATTTTATTATACGATTGGTCAAAGAAAAGGTCTTGATATCTGAGGTATGCCAGAGCCAATTTTTGTGGTGAATAAAGACATAAAAACTAATCGACTCATTGTTTGATATGGAGCTGATGATGAACTGTATAGTGATACGCTCTATTTAGATGAGCTCCATTTTTTATGAGAAGAAAAATTACTTCCTAAAAAATCTCAAGCAAAAATCCGCTACAGACAAGCGGATCAAAATTGCGTCATATCTCATGAGGGAGAGAGATATAAAATAGTCTTTGAAACTCCACAGCGAGCAATTGCGAGTGGTCAATTATTAGCTCTCTATTATGGTGATGAGTTATGGGGAAGTGGAGTGATTATCTAA